One Coffea arabica cultivar ET-39 chromosome 5c, Coffea Arabica ET-39 HiFi, whole genome shotgun sequence DNA window includes the following coding sequences:
- the LOC113689209 gene encoding UDP-glycosyltransferase 71E1-like codes for MTVEDSDDVAASSGGSSERWCCNAWRFIPVAKSEDDLNEDVSHYENSDVELALPTYINPVLAKLLSSALFEKDGGVDMVLDQAQRYRKTKGIIINTFLELESHAIHALSNDKTIPPVYAVGPILNLKGSNSQNQETEMIMKWLDLQPKCSVVFLCFGSGGSFDGDQVKEIAYALEHSGYRFLWSLRTPSPKEKFEFPSEYENLDEVLPEGFLQRTATVGKVIGWAPQAAVLSHPAMGGFVSHCGWNSILESVWCGVPVATWPLYAEQQENAFLMVKDLAMAVEIKINFKRDFVMGVSSEILSADVIERGIKHLMDPENEIREKVKEMKEKSRLAPNEGGSSFSSLRRFLEDVADNIP; via the exons ATGACAGTGGAGGATTCCGACGATGTGGCGGCGAGCAGTGGCGGCTCCAGTGAACG GTGGTGCTGCAACGCTTGGCGTTTTATTCCAGTTGCAAAGTCTGAGGATGATCTCAATGAAGATGTGAGCCATTACGAGAATTCAGACGTTGAATTAGCTTTGCCTACTTACATCAATCCTGTTCTAGCTAAACTTTTGTCATCTGCATTGTTTGAGAAGGATGGAGGTGTCGACATGGTCCTCGATCAGGCACAAAGATACAGGAAGACCAAGGGAATCATAATTAACACTTTCCTTGAGTTAGAATCCCATGCGATTCACGCCTTGAGCAATGATAAAACCATCCCACCAGTATATGCAGTAGGGCCTATATTGAATCTGAAGGGAAGCAATagtcaaaatcaagaaactgaGATGATTATGAAATGGCTAGATCTTCAGCCAAAATGTTCTGTTGTGTTCCTTTGCTTTGGTAGTGGAGGTAGTTTTGATGGTGACCAAGTGAAGGAAATTGCCTATGCACTCGAGCACAGTGGATATCGATTCCTCTGGTCATTGAGAACGCCTTCACCTAAAGAAAAATTTGAGTTTCCAAGTGAGTATGAGAACCTGGATGAAGTCTTGCCAGAAGGGTTCTTGCAGCGAACTGCAACTGTTGGAAAAGTTATTGGATGGGCACCACAGGCGGCAGTTCTATCCCATCCTGCTATGGGGGGCTTTGTTTCTCACTGTGGTTGGAACTCAATATTGGAAAGCGTTTGGTGCGGTGTGCCAGTGGCAACTTGGCCGCTTTATGCAGAGCAGCAGGAGAATGCATTCCTAATGGTGAAAGACTTGGCAATGGCAGTGGAGATCAAAATAAATTTCAAAAGGGATTTCGTAATGGGTGTGAGTAGTGAGATTTTGAGTGCAGATGTGATTGAAAGAGGGATTAAACATCTAATGGATCCTGAGAATGAGATCAGAGAGAAGGTGAAGGAAATGAAAGAGAAGAGCAGGTTGGCTCCTAATGAAGGAGGATCATCCTTTTCTTCCTTGAGGCGTTTTCTTGAAGATGTTGCAGATAACATTCCATGA
- the LOC140007188 gene encoding uncharacterized protein, whose amino-acid sequence MEGPPWPPPATGGTSGGTAASKSFADVLAGSCRLEPTVPDLGRCATHRGEPALLLSQNDLHLLSTPFKKALVGRFPFRRPPMEVIRGFFVSLGLKGDCDIGILDLNHVLIRPSTEEDFTRLFVRRSWFVKGAQMLVSKWTLDFKAHQDSTFAPVWVSMPALPLPLFNSVYIAKLAGMLGRCLKIDSATVKLKRPSVARVLIEMDVSKQPPHRIWIGEDQEGFWQEVEYESWPKFCGFCVRFGHDDGECFRQHPDLKPVNRMVTARGKSKEVYRAKGIIGTNGPGLGLLKSGECHQHSEALVASHSSEGKLVTDALGRNAHVEMEGTETAKQRTAPNPASELQDPEGASTLVEPTIPSVAVEVFAGAEIADFLTTSDGVDAANEPPSRETSEELHGGERVECGNNFVVLQSLSDLEVRDVDRLLSSSACQGRSAKQRHRRQCSDGDIPGEAAPWEQLKHFQRVLHQRLSAAQSGSRQRGVKENLEGLEQPVTAEHGIPGARHKGGRPAKADTHQGKFHPNPKLTILCGLMLNPIKVVVWNIREASRKDSLRYLNKICKSNKIRLLVLLEPLSEPPQLEVVRRFLGFDRALGALNNKVWVLWYNDMSLSFREMAEQLLHMNIEFSSGCSVQLSAVYARCSRVGRRELWAAMESLAGEVLGPWLLAGDFNVISCMEERVGGAPANDANMEEFNESIGNCGLAEVPFDGAEFTWTNGRMWQRLDRALMNREWADGYDPSHVSHLARGRSDHAPLLICCQNGNPSKRSFKFLNVWRHHTGFKDVVQKSWEMPAEGEGMTRFYNKLRVVKGGLQVWNGQVFGNIFSKVKAAEAVMKQREEEFDNGRGSVSRAALEEAKAVYARSLAEECEYWRQKAGIKWLQVGDANSAYFHSRYRQRRNVNFVARIKDPAGPWLEDIHDIRRSVEEFVSSLFNSEQHGWQSPGIPFTMPKLSEGDNEMLSTVPGLAELQEVVHGLDADSAPGPDGFGAGFYQACWDIIKADLLEAVRAFFQGMRLPWSFTSTSIILLPKLAGAMRWKDFRPISLCNTCSKIISKIVANRLGRVLPALVSPWQTGFVPGRGITDNILLTQELVMDLDRRLSHPNLMLKLDMEKAYDRVEWPFFLFMLRQFGFAEHVVDIFFRLVSNNWFSVLVNGEAAGFFKSTRGVRQGDPVSPGLFVLVAEFLGRGLHHLLSRQPGRFFVSAGTQVPYLAFADDMLVFTRCSEECLTAIKAFLAEYQEASGQRVNVDKSSFFLSSGATSGQEHMVARVLGFHRQFFPFAYLGAPIYKGRRRNVLFDGIVAKMRAHLAHWSTRLLSFRGKLVLARHVLASLPMYLLQVVNPPKAVLTRLGVICNAFLWDRMGERRTHWSSWDKLCFPLEEGGLAFRSFKDLARAFAAKLWWQFRSGDSMWVEFMHAKYCSGSHPSEVSSVLPSATWRRLEAIRALVEPNLCWCVGNGLVDFWKDRWVLQDPLEVVVGRSERPHFLVAEFISDEGWDEVRLAKWVPDFVIRAIKDIPFEQSQKDRLVWSLSPSGTFSVKSAWELLRQRRHHSLVDSLLWPSVLPAKMSFFAWRLVRNFLPLDVVLRSRGLSFPSRCGCCYREEEALLHVFLTGPVASEVWRRISARFGFQLRNCPSMASVFISWYFTSATTAKNHIRVCMPIVVCWFLWVARNQERFQRVRWEVDKIIRDVDYFWEQLGKANKLRRSHFMGDVDCELVQWIKSPARRRAPCAIAWVKPPLGVLKFNSNASVVQGHATGGGLLRDCQGKLIFAFYKEFGEQDVLGAECMALLFGLQLCSQKGLRPLLVEVDSKALVQLVVSGAIAKWPLCNSLRKIRGLLKEFSASISHIFREANVSADRLAAVGASGAQVYEQELQLPAMVRAAMLLDSRGVPGVRWINEEG is encoded by the coding sequence ATGGAGGGTCCTCCGTGGCCACCGCCGGCCACAGGGGGCACATCTGGAGGCACAGCTGCGTCCAAGTCCTTTGCCGACGTGCTTGCAGGTTCATGTCGGTTGGAGCCAACTGTTCCAGATCTGGGGCGTTGTGCGACACATCGAGGCGAACCAGCACTGCTACTTTCTCAGAATGATCTGCACCTGTTGTCGACACCATTCAAAAAAGCACTGGTGGGACGGTTTCCGTTTCGTCGGCCTCCAATGGAGGTCATTCGGGGATTTTTTGTTTCTCTGGGTCTCAAGGGAGATTGTGATATTGGCATTTTGGATTTGAATCACGTTCTGATCAGGCCATCAACTGAGGAGGATTTCACACGGCTGTTCGTGCGTCGTTCCTGGTTTGTGAAGGGCGCACAGATGCTGGTATCAAAATGGACTTTGGACTTTAAAGCCCATCAGGATTCGACTTTTGCGCCTGTGTGGGTGTCCATGCCAGCGCTCCCTTTGCCTTTATTCAATTCGGTGTACATTGCCAAACTAGCAGGTATGCTGGGGCGATGTCTGAAGATTGACTCGGCGACAGTGAAGCTCAAAAGGCCCTCGGTTGCGAGGGTTCTGATTGAGATGGACGTGTCGAAGCAACCCCCTCATCGCATCTGGATAGGGGAGGATCAGGAGGGGTTCTGGCAGGAGGTGGAGTATGAATCTTGGCCAAAATTTTGTGGATTTTGTGTTCGTTTTGGACATGACGATGGAGAATGTTTTAGGCAACATCCAGATCTGAAACCTGTAAACAGGATGGTTACGGCGAGAGGGAAGTCCAAGGAGGTTTACCGGGCTAAGGGTATCATTGGCACTAATGGGCCTGGTTTAGGGCTCCTAAAGAGTGGGGAGTGTCATCAGCATTCGGAGGCATTGGTTGCTAGTCACAGCAGTGAGGGGAAGCTTGTTACTGATGCCCTGGGGAGGAATGCACACGTTGAAATGGAAGGGACGGAAACTGCAAAGCAACGGACGGCGCCTAACCCAGCGTCGGAATTACAGGATCCAGAGGGGGCCTCTACTTTGGTGGAGCCTACTATTCCGTCGGTAGCTGTTGAAGTGTTTGCTGGTGCTGAGATTGCTGATTTTTTGACAACTTCGGACGGAGTTGATGCTGCAAATGAGCCGCCGTCGAGGGAGACATCGGAGGAGCTGCATGGCGGGGAGAGGGTGGAGTGTGGGAATAACTTTGTTGTCTTACAATCTCTATCAGATCTGGAAGTTCGGGATGTCGATCGCCTCCTTTCCAGTTCGGCGTGTCAGGGTCGGAGTGCTAAGCAGAGACATAGACGTCAATGCTCTGACGGGGACATACCGGGGGAGGCTGCGCCGTGGGAGCAATTAAAACATTTTCAGAGAGTGTTGCATCAAAGGCTGTCCGCGGCTCAGTCAGGCTCGAGACAGAGGGGTGTGAAGGAAAATTTGGAAGGGTTGGAGCAGCCAGTGACTGCGGAGCATGGAATCCCAGGAGCTAGACACAAGGGAGGTCGGCCGGCAAAGGCAGATACCCATCAGGGtaagtttcatcccaatccCAAACTCACTATTCTTTGTGGTCTCATGTTAAATCCCATTAAGGTTGTTGTGTGGAATATTCGTGAGGCTTCACGTAAAGATTCACTGCGTTATTTAAATAAGATATGCAAAAGTAATAAGATCCGGTTGCTGGTTCTCCTGGAACCATTGTCGGAGCCCCCACAACTTGAGGTGGTACGTCGGTTTCTCGGGTTTGATAGGGCGTTGGGGGCATTGAATAACAAGGTGTGGGTTTTGTGGTATAATGACATGTCATTGAGCTTCAGGGAAATGGCGGAACAACTGCTGCACATGAACATCGAGTTCTCATCTGGATGTTCGGTGCAACTCTCGGCAGTCTATGCTCGGTGCTCGAGGGTGGGGCGACGCGAGCTGTGGGCAGCAATGGAAAGTTTGGCAGGCGAAGTGCTGGGGCCTTGGTTACTAGCAGGGGACTTTAATGTAATCTCCTGTATGGAGGAGCGTGTAGGAGGAGCCCCGGCTAATGATGCAAATATGGAAGAATTCAATGAGTCTATTGGTAATTGTGGTTTGGCAGAGGTTCCTTTTGATGGCGCTGAATTCACCTGGACGAATGGGAGGATGTGGCAGCGTTTGGATAGGGCCTTAATGAACCGGGAGTGGGCGGATGGGTATGATCCCTCGCATGTCTCACATTTGGCCAGGGGACGTTCGGATCATGCTCCACTGCTGATTTGTTGTCAGAATGGGAATCCCAGCAAACGGTCATTCAAATTTCTAAATGTTTGGCGGCATCATACGGGTTTCAAGGATGTGGTGCAGAAGAGTTGGGAGATGCCGGCGGAGGGTGAGGGTATGACGAGGTTTTATAATAAATTACGGGTGGTGAAGGGTGGGCTGCAAGTTTGGAACGGCCAGGTTTTTGGGAATATTTTTAGTAAGGTGAAGGCGGCTGAGGCAGTTATGAAGCAACGTGAGGAGGAGTTTGACAATGGACGAGGGTCTGTTTCCAGGGCTGCATTGGAGGAGGCAAAGGCGGTTTATGCAAGGAGCTTGGCAGAGGAATGTGAGTACTGGAGACAGAAGGCGGGCATCAAATGGTTACAGGTTGGAGATGCTAATTCGGCTTATTTCCACTCTCGATACCGCCAGCGTCGTAATGTTAATTTTGTGGCTCGCATTAAGGATCCGGCAGGCCCATGGTTGGAGGATATTCATGATATCAGGAGGTCCGTGGAGGAGTTCGTGTCCTCTTTGTTCAATTCGGAACAACATGGGTGGCAGTCGCCTGGCATTCCCTTTACGATGCCCAAGTTGTCTGAGGGGGATAATGAGATGCTATCGACTGTTCCTGGCTTGGCCGAATTACAGGAGGTGGTGCATGGGTTGGATGCTGATAGTGCTCCTGGACCAGATGGGTTTGGGGCAGGTTTTTACCAAGCTTGCTGGGATATTATCAAGGCGGATCTATTGGAGGCGGTTCGGGCTTTTTTCCAGGGTATGCGTTTGCCTTGGAGTTTTACTAGCACTTCTATTATTTTACTGCCTAAGCTTGCAGGTGCCATGCGCTGGAAGGACTTTCGGCCGATTAGTCTTTGCAACACTTGTTCAAAAATTATCTCTAAGATTGTGGCTAATCGGTTGGGGAGAGTCCTACCTGCCTTAGTTTCACCATGGCAAACAGGTTTTGTACCTGGACGGGGGATAACGGACAACATCCTTCTCACGCAGGAGCTGGTGATGGATTTGGACAGGCGGTTGAGCCACCCAAACCTCATGTTAAAGTTGGATATGGAAAAGGCGTATGACAGGGTTGAGTggccattttttttgtttatgctTAGGCAGTTTGGTTTTGCTGAACATGTGGTAGACATATTCTTTCGTCTGGTGTCTAATAATTGGTTTTCCGTTTTGGTGAATGGGGAGGCTGCTGGATTTTTTAAGTCTACACGGGGTGTTAGGCAGGGGGACCCGGTCTCCCCTGGCCTTTTTGTGTTAGTTGCAGAATTCTTAGGCCGTGGCTTGCATCATCTCTTAAGTAGGCAGCCGGGCAGGTTTTTTGTTTCAGCCGGGACACAGGTGCCATACCTAGCCTTCGCGGATGACATGCTTGTCTTTACAAGATGCTCGGAGGAGTGTCTGACTGCAATCAAGGCTTTTCTAGCAGAGTATCAAGAGGCATCAGGCCAGAGGGTGAATGTCGACAAGAGCTCATTCTTTTTGTCTTCAGGGGCTACTTCGGGGCAGGAGCATATGGTGGCTAGGGTCCTAGGATTTCACAGGCAATTTTTTCCGTTCGCTTATCTGGGTGCCCCTATTTATAAGGGTCGGCGGCGCAATGTGTTATTTGATGGGATTGTGGCTAAAATGCGGGCTCATCTTGCCCATTGGAGTACTAGGCTGCTTTCATTTAGGGGTAAGCTGGTCTTAGCGAGGCATGTCTTAGCGTCGCTGCCAATGTACTTACTTCAGGTGGTTAATCCCCCAAAGGCGGTGCTTACACGTTTGGGTGTCATTTGCAACGCCTTCCTGTGGGATCGAATGGGGGAGAGGCGTACACATTGGTCGTCTTGGGACAAGTTGTGCTTTCCACTTGAGGAAGGGGGTCTGGCGTTTAGGTCTTTTAAGGACTTGGCAAGGGCTTTTGCGGCTAAACTTTGGTGGCAGTTTCGGAGTGGAGATTCAATGTGGGTGGAGTTCATGCACGCCAAATACTGTAGTGGGAGTCATCCATCGGAAGTTTCATCCGTTTTGCCTTCAGCTACTTGGCGGCGTCTTGAGGCGATTCGTGCTTTGGTTGAGCCGAACTTGTGTTGGTGTGTAGGGAATGGCCTAGTCGATTTTTGGAAGGATAGATGGGTTCTTCAGGACCCGTTAGAGGTGGTTGTGGGTCGTTCTGAGAGGCCTCATTTTCTGGTGGCGGAGTTTATTTCTGATGAAGGCTGGGATGAGGTTCGTCTTGCTAAGTGGGTTCCGGATTTTGTCATTCGTGCAATCAAGGACATACCCTTTGAGCAGTCCCAGAAGGATAGGTTGGTTTGGTCGCTTTCGCCGTCGGGGACTTTCTCGGTCAAGTCGGCATGGGAGTTGCTTCGACAACGGCGACATCACTCTTTGGTAGACTCCTTACTGTGGCCGTCGGTTTTGCCAGCAAAAATGTCATTTTTTGCTTGGAGGTTAGTGCGAAATTTCCTCCCTTTGGATGTGGTGTTAAGGTCTCGGGGTTTGTCTTTCCCTTCGAGATGTGGGTGTTGTTACCGGGAGGAGGAGGCGCTCTTGCATGTTTTTCTGACAGGACCGGTAGCTTCGGAAGTTTGGAGGAGAATCTCTGCCCGGTTTGGCTTTCAGTTGCGTAATTGCCCGAGTATGGCGTCGGTTTTTATCTCTTGGTACTTCACTTCAGCTACAACGGCAAAAAATCATATTCGGGTTTGTATGCCAATAGTGGTGTGTTGGTTTCTTTGGGTTGCTAGGAACCAGGAACGCTTTCAGAGAGTGCGGTGGGAGGTGGACAAGATAATCCGCGATGTGGATTATTTTTGGGAGCAGCTTGGGAAGGCAAATAAGCTTCGTCGGTCGCATTTCATGGGGGATGTGGATTGTGAGTTGGTTCAATGGATCAAGTCTCCTGCTAGGAGAAGGGCTCCGTGTGCAATTGCCTGGGTCAAGCCGCCACTTGGTGTGCTGAAATTTAACTCGAACGCCAGTGTGGTTCAAGGTCACGCCACGGGTGGTGGTCTGCTGCGTGATTGTCAGGGGAAATTGATTTTTGCTTTCTACAAGGAGTTCGGGGAACAGGATGTGTTAGGGGCGGAGTGTATGGCATTACTGTTTGGTCTGCAGTTGTGTTCACAAAAGGGGCTGCGTCCTTTGTTGGTAGAGGTAGACTCCAAGGCTTTGGTGCAGTTGGTGGTTTCTGGGGCGATTGCTAAGTGGCCTTTGTGTAACAGTTTGAGGAAAATTAGAGGTCTACTCAAGGAATTCTCTGCGTCCATTTCACATATTTTCCGTGAGGCCAACGTATCAGCAGACAGGTTAGCAGCGGTTGGGGCTTCTGGCGCCCAGGTTTATGAGCAGGAACTCCAGCTGCCGGCGATGGTTAGAGCTGCTATGCTCCTTGACTCACGTGGGGTGCCGGGTGTGCGCTGGATAAATGAAGAAGGTTAG